A single Glycine soja cultivar W05 chromosome 14, ASM419377v2, whole genome shotgun sequence DNA region contains:
- the LOC114384087 gene encoding uncharacterized protein LOC114384087, with protein sequence MDMLQKELDAIKTELSQMQTQQSAPVQPANPNVLITRVSTKESCAEAIANVVAGDPSAVEENTMGLYVVCGDSKQLVALGKVYQVGGMIHNVPYADEVVRVSVVTVYDGDARVPIPTPEIEYVREAMNTFIGWPTNLVKPFSVDSNQDVRNPKGHVDRSNAGVAKDPLGEIMKILYEVYMNPVELPWEASRFGIPNIDAKFYITHADMAEIISGHKCLNISILQLWMMYLDECATSIGDGSVYSFLEPQSIHIGKEDRQQCQLYIETWVKESQRCLNLGAYLHQ encoded by the exons atggacATGCTGCAAAAGGAGTTGGATGCAATCAAGACTGAGTTGTCCCAAATGCAAACTCAACAGTCAGCCCCTGTACAACCGGCTAACCCTAATGTGTTGATTACACGTGTTAGCACCAAAGAAAGTTGTGCAGAAGCTATTGCAAATGTTGTTGCTGGGGACCCATCTGCGGTTGAGGAGAATACCATGGGGTTGTATGTTGTTTGTGGCGACAGTAAACAATTGGTGGCCTTAGGAAAGGTGTATCAAGTTGGCGGCATGATACACAATGTTCCTTACGCAGATGAAGTCGTGAGGGTTTCTGTGGTTACTGTTTATGATGGTGATGCAAGGGTCCCAATTCCCACACCTGAGATTGAATACGTTAGGGAGGCCATGAACACATTCATTGGCTGGCCAACTAATCTTGTCAAACCTTTCTCCGTT GATTCCAATCAAGATGTAAGGAATCCAAAAGGACATGTTGATCGGTCAAATGCAGGTGTTGCAAAGGATCCACTTGGAGAAATCatgaaaatactttatgaagTGTATATGAATCCAGTGGAACTCCCGTGGGAGGCTAGCCGATTTGGAATTCCAAATATAGATGCCAAATTTTACATCACACATGCTGATATGGCTGAAATAATATCAGGTCACAAGTGTTTAAACATTTCTATACTACAGCTATGGATGAT GTATTTGGATGAGTGTGCTACAAGCATAGGTGATGGCTCAGTGTATAGCTTCCTTGAGCCTCAATCAATACACATTGGTAAAGAGGACCGTCAACAATGTCAACTTTATATTGAGACATGGGTGAAGGAATCACAACGATGCTTGAACTTAGGAGCATACTTGCATCagtaa
- the LOC114383543 gene encoding uncharacterized protein LOC114383543, translated as MVVWFCSLRKKPDVNIKAVINSAMKTISSSLEGMSQQGPPRWIEPKSHVQSGGCECGYYVMHWMWCIVSGRLKDDWNRWFSDGSALDVEAMTIIRKNWATYFLAIRNNRC; from the exons ATggttgtttggttttgttcattgcgaAAGAAGcctgatgttaacataaaagcCGTAATAAATAG TGCAATGAAGACAATAAGTAGTTCTTTGGAAGGCATGTCTCAGCAAGGTCCACCTCGGTGGATTGAACCCAAG AGTCATGTTCAAAGTGGAGGGTGCGAGTGTGGAtactatgtgatgcattggatgtggtgCATCGTTAGTGGTCGTTTGAAGGATGACTGGAACAGG TGGTTCTCGGATGGATCAGCATTAGATGTGGAGGCCATGACAATAATTCGAAAGAATTGGGCAACTTACTTTTTAGCTATTAGAAATAACAGATGCTAA